In Chitinophaga nivalis, a single genomic region encodes these proteins:
- a CDS encoding AraC family transcriptional regulator codes for MPTPKNASIRLKTMEDFSNDLLLYNPTAPIPKAPVRGSFSVHERSEYPCQDEVIASRRDYYKISLLSKGSGTFTIGEQRFEIDGPTLLFINPFELKTWRQSSAEQEGYYCLFTEQLFESRHNQEDLLQYPLFQLGAQAVFKLSPATTEYLQSIFRQLMREYHENAAFKQEAILIYLKLLMLEGKRIAAQNQTPVRVLTAAQLLAQKFTDKLEKQFPIEYTHQQLPLKTAKEFAQVLNTHPNHLNACVKSVTGRTVSEHIRQRMLLEARLLLIHTDWHIAEIAWCLGFEDPGNFTHFFKNHSGQSPHLYRTR; via the coding sequence ATGCCTACTCCCAAAAACGCTTCCATCCGCCTGAAGACCATGGAAGATTTCAGTAATGATCTGCTGCTGTATAACCCAACTGCTCCGATACCCAAAGCGCCGGTTCGCGGAAGCTTCTCCGTACATGAACGGTCTGAGTATCCTTGTCAGGATGAAGTGATAGCCAGCAGACGGGACTATTATAAAATAAGTTTGCTTTCCAAAGGGAGCGGGACCTTCACGATAGGAGAACAGCGGTTTGAAATAGATGGCCCGACCCTGCTTTTCATCAATCCTTTTGAATTAAAAACATGGCGGCAAAGCTCAGCTGAACAGGAAGGCTACTATTGCCTGTTTACTGAGCAGCTTTTTGAATCCCGGCATAACCAGGAAGACCTGTTGCAATACCCGTTATTTCAGCTGGGCGCACAGGCGGTATTTAAACTTTCTCCTGCCACCACGGAATACCTGCAATCTATCTTCCGGCAACTGATGCGGGAGTATCACGAAAATGCTGCTTTTAAACAGGAAGCTATTCTTATTTATCTGAAACTACTGATGCTGGAAGGCAAAAGAATTGCCGCACAAAACCAAACACCCGTGCGGGTTTTAACCGCCGCACAGTTGCTGGCACAAAAGTTTACAGATAAACTGGAGAAACAGTTTCCCATTGAATATACCCATCAGCAGTTGCCACTCAAAACCGCCAAGGAGTTCGCACAGGTACTGAATACGCATCCCAATCACCTGAATGCCTGCGTGAAATCAGTAACCGGACGCACTGTGAGTGAACATATCCGGCAGCGGATGTTGCTGGAAGCCCGTTTATTACTCATTCATACCGACTGGCACATTGCCGAAATCGCCTGGTGTCTGGGGTTTGAAGATCCCGGTAACTTTACCCACTTCTTCAAAAATCACAGTGGCCAATCACCACATCTGTATCGTACCCGGTAA
- a CDS encoding UDP-2,3-diacylglucosamine diphosphatase, translating into MDIHLPADKKIYFASDFHLGVPTAAASREREKLILQWLEMAEKDAAHIFLVGDIFDFWFEYKHVIPKGYTRTLGKLAALSDKGIGISVFIGNHDMWMNGYFEEELNIPVYYEPQTYNIAGKKFYIGHGDGLGPGDHGYKLLKKVFRNPVCRWLFSAMHPAWGISLANYFSRKSRSATGQELEHFLGEENEWLAIYSKEVLQKEHFDYFIFGHRHLPLDIRLNDSSRYINLGDWINYFSYAVFDGQDTALKFFTEAGAKAARSGVKDFV; encoded by the coding sequence ATGGACATTCACTTACCAGCCGATAAGAAAATATATTTTGCCTCCGACTTTCACTTGGGCGTTCCTACTGCAGCTGCCAGCAGAGAGCGGGAAAAGCTGATCCTGCAATGGCTTGAAATGGCCGAAAAAGATGCCGCGCACATTTTTCTGGTAGGCGATATTTTTGACTTCTGGTTTGAATATAAACACGTCATCCCCAAAGGGTATACCCGTACGCTCGGTAAGCTGGCAGCTTTGTCAGACAAGGGAATCGGGATCTCTGTATTTATCGGCAACCATGATATGTGGATGAATGGTTATTTTGAAGAAGAGCTGAACATCCCTGTGTACTATGAGCCGCAGACCTATAACATTGCCGGAAAGAAATTTTATATCGGTCATGGCGATGGCCTGGGCCCCGGTGATCACGGCTATAAATTGCTGAAAAAGGTATTCCGGAACCCGGTTTGCCGTTGGTTATTCTCTGCCATGCATCCGGCCTGGGGTATCTCGCTGGCTAATTATTTCAGCCGCAAAAGCCGCTCCGCTACCGGACAGGAACTGGAGCATTTTCTCGGAGAGGAAAATGAATGGCTGGCCATTTACAGCAAGGAAGTGCTGCAAAAAGAACACTTTGATTACTTCATATTCGGGCATCGTCATCTGCCACTCGATATCCGCCTGAATGACAGCAGCCGGTATATTAACCTGGGTGACTGGATCAATTATTTTTCCTATGCTGTTTTTGACGGACAGGATACTGCCCTGAAGTTCTTTACAGAAGCCGGCGCAAAGGCTGCCCGGTCAGGCGTCAAGGATTTCGTGTAG
- the rsfS gene encoding ribosome silencing factor: MAPLTVLSTRKKAQLRLTRESEIFTTIIKAIQEKKGENIVSLDLRQIPEAVADFFILCEANSGTQVKAIADYVTEEVEKHTEEEPYKHEGFSSQQWVLVDYVNVVLHIFQPETRKFYNLEEMWSDAERMEHNDDN; the protein is encoded by the coding sequence TTGGCACCCTTAACCGTTCTGAGCACGAGGAAAAAGGCGCAATTACGCCTGACCAGAGAAAGTGAAATTTTTACCACCATCATAAAGGCCATACAGGAGAAGAAGGGGGAAAATATCGTATCCCTGGATCTACGCCAGATTCCTGAAGCCGTGGCCGATTTCTTTATATTATGTGAAGCTAATTCCGGTACGCAGGTGAAAGCGATTGCTGATTATGTAACAGAGGAAGTAGAGAAGCATACGGAAGAGGAACCCTACAAACACGAAGGATTTTCATCCCAGCAGTGGGTACTGGTTGATTATGTAAATGTAGTGTTGCATATTTTCCAGCCGGAAACAAGAAAATTCTATAATCTGGAGGAAATGTGGAGCGATGCCGAAAGAATGGAGCATAATGACGATAACTAA
- a CDS encoding biotin--[acetyl-CoA-carboxylase] ligase has protein sequence MNYFSGRKFRLKKIHVIGHPFYILDEIDSTNNYAMEQVNSGQVTSGTAWFTSNQTAGKGTRGKQWTAQPGDIIALTVALQPAMLPLSRQFLLSASIALGAWDFLHAYAGDEAIIKWPNDIYWRDRKAAGILIENVLRGNSWQYAIIGIGVNTNQARFPDHLPNAVSLRQITGKSWDPVTLAKELCAAFEKRIQQLQPAHYESILEEYKSKLFRWQQPALYRKDGEIFHGTIRDVLPDGHLCLERDGSILQLGFGEVEFIIPR, from the coding sequence ATGAATTACTTTTCGGGCCGGAAATTCAGACTAAAAAAGATTCATGTGATAGGACACCCGTTTTATATATTAGACGAAATAGACAGCACCAATAACTATGCCATGGAGCAGGTAAATTCAGGCCAGGTGACATCCGGTACAGCCTGGTTTACCAGCAACCAAACCGCAGGAAAAGGAACCCGCGGAAAACAATGGACGGCACAACCCGGAGACATCATTGCGCTCACGGTAGCCCTGCAACCGGCGATGTTGCCGCTTTCAAGACAATTTTTACTCAGTGCATCCATTGCCCTCGGCGCCTGGGATTTTCTGCATGCCTATGCCGGTGATGAGGCGATAATTAAATGGCCAAATGACATTTACTGGCGTGACAGAAAGGCAGCGGGCATCCTGATTGAAAATGTTTTAAGAGGAAACAGCTGGCAATATGCCATAATCGGCATTGGCGTGAATACCAATCAGGCCCGGTTTCCGGATCATCTGCCGAATGCCGTATCGCTCCGGCAAATCACCGGTAAATCCTGGGACCCCGTCACCCTTGCCAAAGAACTATGTGCTGCCTTCGAAAAAAGAATACAACAGCTGCAGCCGGCGCATTACGAAAGCATCCTGGAAGAATACAAATCCAAGCTTTTCCGCTGGCAGCAACCCGCACTATACCGGAAAGACGGCGAAATATTTCACGGCACCATCCGGGACGTATTACCAGACGGTCACCTCTGCCTGGAAAGAGATGGCTCTATCCTGCAACTGGGCTTTGGTGAAGTAGAGTTTATCATTCCCCGTTGA
- a CDS encoding ArnT family glycosyltransferase, producing the protein MNRRVSLLLLLSFVVIKIVFQYGVIHPGYDLHRDEYLHLDMAHHLAAGYLSVPPLTAFNSLLIHWLGNGTAWVHFFPALYGALTLVLIWQMVALLRGGWYAQVLAATAFICSGMARINLLYQPNSFDVLAWTTVCWCLLQYLHTAHSKWLWWLGIATGIGILNKYNIGFLTVAWLAALLVSRPQTFRRPALYYAGIITLLIILPNLIWQVRMGWPVIHHMQELRETQLVHVSRMSFMADQLLFFIGGVFLFLAALAGWLFFPPFRPYRLLGWTYLFAILLFAALKAKSYYAAGLFPLLLVFGSVYWEQLFRPRLWRYVRPLWLGVIILPFAAAVPIIFPVQAPEVLITRQEKMHALGLLYWEDGKEHALPQDFADMLGWRQLAALTLTAWQQVPPADKATTLIICDNYGQAGALNYYNQGKMPAAVSFGADYVYWIPAMDTIRYIIKVGKAPEKRLMPLFGQVQQTGMLHATLSREEEDSTAVYLLSGLSPRLPAVLREGIYKKQQSYRGIDR; encoded by the coding sequence ATGAATCGCCGTGTATCCCTGCTGTTGTTGTTGTCATTTGTGGTCATAAAAATCGTTTTTCAATATGGCGTTATACATCCAGGATACGACCTGCACCGGGACGAGTACCTGCATCTGGATATGGCTCACCATCTGGCTGCAGGGTATTTGTCGGTGCCGCCATTGACTGCTTTTAATTCACTCCTCATTCACTGGCTGGGTAACGGTACTGCCTGGGTACATTTTTTCCCGGCTTTATACGGCGCTTTAACCCTGGTCTTGATCTGGCAGATGGTAGCCTTATTACGGGGCGGCTGGTATGCACAGGTATTGGCGGCTACCGCTTTTATCTGTTCCGGTATGGCGCGGATAAACCTGCTGTATCAACCCAACTCTTTCGACGTGCTGGCCTGGACAACCGTGTGCTGGTGTTTATTACAATACCTGCATACGGCTCACAGCAAGTGGCTATGGTGGCTGGGAATAGCAACAGGCATCGGTATCCTGAACAAATACAATATCGGGTTCCTGACAGTAGCCTGGCTGGCTGCTTTGCTGGTGTCCCGCCCCCAAACATTCCGGCGGCCCGCGCTTTATTATGCCGGCATCATAACCTTACTGATTATACTACCCAACCTGATATGGCAGGTACGTATGGGATGGCCGGTGATACATCATATGCAGGAGCTGCGTGAAACACAGCTGGTGCATGTAAGCCGGATGTCTTTTATGGCCGATCAGTTACTGTTTTTTATCGGGGGTGTTTTTCTGTTCCTGGCGGCATTGGCAGGCTGGTTATTTTTTCCGCCTTTTCGCCCCTATCGCTTGTTGGGGTGGACCTACCTTTTTGCGATACTCCTTTTTGCGGCCTTGAAAGCCAAGAGCTATTATGCCGCAGGATTATTCCCGCTGTTACTGGTATTTGGCAGTGTATACTGGGAGCAGCTGTTCCGGCCCCGCCTGTGGCGGTATGTACGGCCGCTGTGGTTAGGGGTGATTATACTGCCTTTTGCAGCGGCAGTACCCATCATCTTTCCGGTGCAGGCGCCGGAGGTACTGATTACCCGGCAGGAAAAAATGCATGCATTGGGTTTGCTGTATTGGGAAGATGGAAAAGAACATGCATTGCCCCAGGACTTTGCAGATATGCTGGGCTGGCGGCAACTGGCAGCGCTGACGTTAACGGCATGGCAGCAGGTGCCTCCGGCGGACAAAGCGACAACGCTGATCATCTGCGATAACTATGGGCAGGCAGGTGCATTGAATTATTACAACCAGGGTAAAATGCCGGCAGCGGTATCCTTTGGTGCAGATTATGTGTATTGGATACCGGCAATGGACACCATCCGGTATATTATCAAAGTAGGTAAGGCTCCCGAAAAGCGGTTAATGCCGTTGTTTGGCCAGGTGCAGCAAACAGGCATGCTGCATGCGACCTTGTCTCGGGAAGAGGAAGACAGTACCGCTGTATATCTGTTATCCGGATTATCGCCCCGGTTGCCGGCTGTATTACGGGAAGGTATATACAAAAAGCAGCAAAGCTACCGGGGCATTGACCGGTGA
- a CDS encoding LutC/YkgG family protein: MKISPAKENILKRVRNALSQSVQLPFPNSEGNSSVFKTENEGLELKFAEEFTRLQGKFVFCTSKAELMDNLRLLCENKDWHNIYCQTPALLKMLHREELPALNQGNMHEADAAITDCEYLVARTGTVVLSAAQPSGRALPVYTPVHIMIAYTHQLVFDLKDAFNKLKDKYGQHLPSAISFATGPSRTADIEKTLVVGIHGPKEVYVFLVDE; the protein is encoded by the coding sequence ATGAAGATTTCTCCTGCTAAGGAAAATATTCTGAAGAGAGTACGGAATGCGTTAAGTCAGTCAGTACAGTTGCCCTTCCCTAACTCGGAGGGCAACTCTTCTGTGTTCAAAACAGAAAATGAAGGACTGGAACTAAAGTTTGCAGAAGAATTTACCAGATTACAGGGGAAATTTGTTTTCTGTACCAGCAAAGCGGAACTGATGGATAATCTGCGGTTGCTTTGTGAAAACAAGGACTGGCACAATATCTATTGTCAGACACCGGCTTTGCTGAAAATGCTGCATCGGGAAGAACTGCCTGCGCTCAACCAGGGCAACATGCATGAAGCCGATGCCGCTATTACTGACTGTGAATACCTGGTAGCCCGCACAGGTACTGTGGTACTGAGTGCAGCGCAACCCAGCGGCAGGGCATTACCGGTATATACACCGGTACATATCATGATCGCCTATACGCACCAGCTGGTATTTGACCTGAAAGATGCGTTCAATAAGCTGAAAGATAAGTATGGCCAACACCTGCCCTCTGCGATCTCTTTTGCCACCGGACCCAGTCGCACGGCTGATATCGAAAAAACACTGGTCGTAGGTATTCATGGCCCTAAAGAAGTATACGTATTTTTAGTAGACGAATAG
- the recO gene encoding DNA repair protein RecO, translating to MLHKTRGIVLRTVKYGDTSLIVSVFTELFGLQSYIVNGVRSSKPKAAKGNLLQPGNILEMVVYHNEIKNLQRISEFKLGFIYNALHFNVVKNTVALYMIELLQKCLKQPEQHLELYYFAEHTLQLLDISTMPVAANLPLYFTLKLGEHLGFRLNGRFSEYTPYLDLQEGTFTDLPPHHVDHLDPINSELTDQLFQCSEVQHLANVNMNKERRRKLMYAYLDFFRLHLPDFTEMHSPPILHEILDA from the coding sequence ATGTTACATAAAACGCGCGGCATCGTATTACGCACTGTAAAGTATGGAGACACCAGTCTGATTGTGAGTGTATTCACGGAGCTATTCGGACTGCAATCCTATATCGTTAATGGCGTACGCTCTTCCAAACCGAAGGCAGCCAAGGGTAACCTGCTGCAGCCAGGCAATATCCTGGAAATGGTGGTGTATCACAACGAAATAAAAAACCTGCAGCGGATCTCGGAATTTAAGCTGGGATTCATTTACAATGCCCTTCACTTCAATGTGGTGAAAAATACGGTGGCGTTATATATGATCGAGTTGCTGCAGAAATGCCTGAAACAACCCGAGCAACACCTGGAGCTATATTACTTTGCAGAACATACCCTCCAGCTGCTGGATATTTCCACCATGCCGGTAGCAGCCAATCTGCCCCTGTATTTCACGCTGAAACTGGGAGAGCACCTGGGCTTCCGTCTCAATGGCCGTTTTTCAGAATATACCCCTTACCTCGATTTGCAGGAAGGTACCTTCACAGATCTGCCGCCACACCACGTAGACCACCTGGATCCCATTAACAGTGAACTCACCGATCAGTTGTTTCAGTGCAGCGAAGTACAGCACCTGGCCAACGTAAATATGAACAAGGAGAGAAGAAGAAAATTAATGTATGCTTATCTCGATTTCTTCCGGCTGCATTTACCGGATTTTACAGAAATGCATTCTCCGCCTATCCTACACGAAATCCTTGACGCCTGA
- a CDS encoding aldo/keto reductase, with product MQYRKLGKTGESISAIGLGCMGMSFAYGSSQDFNEQESLATLELALDLGINFWDTADMYGQGANETLLSKILATKRDKVFLATKFGFKFREDGSTYFDGSPKYLKQACEASLKRLKVDVIDLYYSHRIDDTVPVEDTVGAMAELVKEGKVRYLGLSEASVASIRKAQAVHPIAALQNEYSLFTRDVESSVLATTRELGITLVAYSPLGRGLTTGAITNTSNLSDADFRKGLPRFQAGNFEQNLQTVTALEAFAKTKGITVAQLSLAWLLAQGEDIVPIPGTKRRKYLQENAAAAAIQFSAADVAAIDQILQENTVAGLRYSEGALKLVNR from the coding sequence ATGCAGTACAGAAAACTGGGAAAAACAGGTGAATCAATCTCCGCTATCGGACTGGGTTGCATGGGCATGTCATTTGCCTATGGCAGCAGCCAGGATTTCAACGAGCAGGAGTCGCTCGCTACCCTGGAACTGGCGCTCGATCTGGGCATCAACTTCTGGGATACAGCAGATATGTATGGGCAGGGTGCCAACGAAACCCTCCTTTCAAAAATACTGGCTACCAAACGGGATAAAGTTTTCCTGGCCACCAAATTCGGATTTAAATTCAGGGAAGATGGTTCCACCTATTTTGATGGTTCCCCCAAATACCTGAAACAGGCCTGTGAAGCAAGTTTAAAAAGATTAAAGGTAGATGTGATTGATCTCTATTACTCACATCGTATAGACGATACCGTTCCGGTGGAAGACACTGTAGGCGCTATGGCTGAACTGGTGAAAGAAGGAAAAGTACGTTATCTCGGGCTGTCGGAAGCCAGTGTAGCTTCCATCAGAAAAGCACAGGCAGTACATCCTATTGCTGCGTTACAAAATGAATACTCTTTATTTACCCGCGATGTGGAAAGTAGCGTACTGGCTACCACCCGTGAGCTGGGTATTACCCTGGTAGCTTACAGCCCGCTGGGAAGAGGCCTCACTACCGGCGCTATTACCAATACCAGCAACTTAAGCGACGCCGATTTCCGTAAAGGGTTGCCCCGTTTCCAGGCAGGCAATTTTGAACAGAATCTGCAAACCGTAACCGCACTGGAAGCTTTTGCCAAAACCAAAGGGATTACTGTGGCGCAACTGTCGCTCGCCTGGCTACTGGCGCAGGGAGAGGATATTGTACCTATTCCGGGCACCAAACGCCGTAAATACCTGCAGGAAAATGCAGCGGCAGCAGCTATTCAGTTTTCTGCTGCAGATGTGGCAGCGATTGATCAGATTTTACAGGAGAATACCGTGGCAGGGTTACGCTACTCAGAAGGGGCCTTAAAACTGGTAAACCGTTAA
- the ftsH gene encoding ATP-dependent zinc metalloprotease FtsH, producing the protein MEKGGNNFNKGSERSPRKGPKFNIYWVYAFIGVALLAMNFFDLRSPTKEISFQEFQVKYLKPGDVDKLVVVNKKYVEVYIKKDNLKEPKFNEVSKSKFGGENLGPHYRFTIGSEESFKKDIDKAQEGIPVENQVKISYDERQSWFEPIFQLLLPIILIIGLWILLMRKMGGPAGGSGGPGGIFNIGKSKATLFDKGTRVNITFNDVAGLDEAKVEVMEIVDFLKNPKKYTALGGKIPKGALLVGPPGTGKTLLAKAMAGEAQVPFFSMSGSDFVELFVGVGASRVRDLFKQAREKAPCIIFIDEIDAIGRARGKNVMMSNDERENTLNQLLVEMDGFGTDSGIIILAATNRPDVLDSALLRPGRFDRQISIDKPDLAGRETIFEVHLKPIKTSPILDVKKLASMTPGFAGADIANVCNEAALIAARKGKAQVEMDDFNDAIDRVIGGLEKKNKIISPEEKEVIAYHEAGHAICGWHLEHANPLVKVTIVPRGVAALGYAQYLPKEQYLYNTEQLLDDICMTLGGRAVEELVFGKISTGAQNDLQVITRMAYAMVTVYGMNEKVGNVSFYDPNNEQAFTKPYSEETSKMIDEEVRKLIEVAYVRTKKLLTDKMDQVKVLAKELLAKEVLYQADLERLIGKRPYDVHREHQLNKEGMTTDGVHPSDIINPSPSPANA; encoded by the coding sequence ATGGAAAAAGGAGGCAATAACTTCAACAAGGGTTCGGAAAGATCGCCTAGGAAAGGACCGAAGTTCAATATATACTGGGTATATGCCTTTATTGGTGTGGCCCTGCTCGCAATGAACTTTTTTGATTTAAGATCCCCTACCAAAGAAATCAGCTTCCAGGAGTTTCAGGTAAAATACCTCAAACCTGGAGATGTAGATAAGCTGGTTGTAGTAAACAAGAAATATGTAGAAGTCTACATAAAGAAAGATAATCTCAAAGAACCCAAATTCAACGAAGTTTCGAAGAGTAAGTTCGGCGGAGAAAACCTGGGGCCGCATTACCGGTTTACCATAGGTAGCGAAGAAAGTTTTAAAAAGGATATCGATAAAGCCCAGGAAGGTATTCCTGTGGAAAACCAGGTAAAAATCTCCTACGACGAACGTCAAAGCTGGTTTGAACCTATCTTCCAGTTACTGTTACCGATCATTCTCATCATTGGTTTATGGATACTGCTGATGCGTAAAATGGGTGGACCTGCCGGTGGCAGCGGAGGCCCGGGCGGCATCTTCAATATCGGTAAATCCAAGGCAACCCTGTTCGATAAAGGTACCCGTGTAAACATCACCTTTAACGACGTGGCCGGATTGGATGAAGCAAAAGTGGAAGTAATGGAAATCGTGGATTTCCTGAAAAATCCGAAGAAATACACCGCACTGGGTGGTAAAATACCGAAAGGTGCGTTACTGGTAGGCCCTCCGGGTACCGGTAAAACCTTGCTGGCCAAAGCAATGGCTGGTGAAGCACAGGTACCTTTCTTCTCTATGTCTGGTTCCGACTTTGTGGAACTGTTCGTAGGGGTAGGTGCAAGCCGTGTACGTGACCTGTTTAAACAGGCCCGTGAAAAAGCACCATGTATCATCTTCATCGATGAAATTGATGCTATTGGTCGTGCAAGAGGTAAAAACGTGATGATGAGCAACGATGAGCGGGAAAACACCCTCAACCAGTTGCTGGTAGAAATGGATGGTTTCGGAACAGACAGCGGTATCATTATCCTGGCTGCTACCAACCGCCCGGATGTATTGGACAGTGCATTGCTGCGTCCCGGACGTTTCGACCGTCAGATCTCTATTGATAAGCCGGATCTGGCAGGAAGAGAAACAATCTTCGAAGTACACCTGAAACCAATCAAAACATCCCCTATCCTGGATGTGAAGAAGCTGGCTTCCATGACACCAGGTTTCGCTGGTGCGGATATTGCCAACGTATGTAACGAAGCAGCGCTGATTGCTGCCCGTAAAGGAAAGGCACAGGTAGAAATGGATGATTTCAACGACGCCATTGACCGTGTAATCGGTGGATTGGAAAAGAAAAACAAAATCATCTCTCCGGAAGAAAAAGAAGTAATTGCTTACCATGAAGCCGGACACGCTATTTGCGGCTGGCATCTGGAACACGCGAATCCGCTGGTGAAAGTAACCATCGTACCGCGTGGTGTGGCTGCACTGGGATATGCACAGTATCTGCCTAAAGAGCAATACCTGTATAACACCGAACAGTTGCTGGATGATATCTGCATGACGCTGGGCGGCCGTGCAGTAGAAGAACTGGTATTTGGAAAAATCTCTACCGGTGCGCAAAATGACCTGCAGGTAATTACCCGTATGGCCTATGCGATGGTAACCGTATATGGTATGAATGAAAAGGTAGGAAATGTGTCTTTCTATGATCCTAACAATGAACAGGCATTTACCAAACCTTATTCTGAGGAAACATCCAAAATGATTGATGAAGAAGTAAGGAAACTGATTGAAGTAGCTTATGTGAGAACCAAAAAACTGCTGACCGATAAAATGGATCAGGTGAAGGTTTTAGCAAAAGAGCTGCTGGCTAAAGAAGTGTTATACCAGGCAGACCTGGAAAGGCTGATTGGTAAACGCCCTTACGATGTACACAGAGAGCATCAATTAAACAAAGAAGGTATGACAACAGATGGCGTTCATCCGTCAGATATTATCAATCCTTCTCCATCACCCGCTAATGCATAA